One window of Microtus pennsylvanicus isolate mMicPen1 chromosome X, mMicPen1.hap1, whole genome shotgun sequence genomic DNA carries:
- the LOC142840767 gene encoding large ribosomal subunit protein eL31-like, with protein sequence MAPTKKGGEKKKGRSAINEVVTREYTINIHKRIHGVGFKKRAPRALKEIWKFAMKEMGTPDVRIDTRLNKAIWATGIRNVPYRIRVRLSRKRNEDEDSPNKLYTLVTYVPVTTFKNLQTVNVDEN encoded by the coding sequence ATGGCTCCCACAAAGAAGGGTGGCGAGAAGAAGAAGGGCCGTTCTGCCATCAACGAGGTGGTGACCCGAGAATACACCATCAACATTCACAAGCGCATCCATGGCGTGGGCTTTAAGAAGCGTGCTCCTAGGGCACTtaaagaaatctggaaatttgCCATGAAGGAGATGGGGACTCCAGATGTGCGGATTGATACCAGGCTCAATAAAGCCATCTGGGCCACAGGAATAAGGAATGTTCCATATCGTATCCGGGTACGTTTGTCCAGAAAACGTAATGAGGATGAGGACTCACCAAACAAACTCTACACATTGGTAACTTACGTGCCTGTTACCACATTCAAAAATCTACAGACAGTCAATGTGGATGAGAACTAA